In the Clostridium cellulovorans 743B genome, TTGCTTTTATATCCAACCTTAGTACAGGATATTAACAGTTTTTCAGGACAACATATAAATGCAGAAAATTTATTGATATATGGAGGTATAGGTGATGAGTATATTCGGAGGAATTTTTGGTGACAGTGATGATGATAATATAAAAAAAACTACTGATGATGCAAAACTTCAACTACGTAAAGAAGAACTTAATGTGGAAAAAAGTAAAATTCAAAAGGGCGAAGTAGAGTTTGGTAAAGAGATTATTGAAGAGCATAAAGAATTAGATATCCCTGTATCTCGTGAAGAAGTAGTAATAGAAAGAAGATCTTTAGATAATGAGTCAACTGATTCTCCTATAGCTAACGAAGAAACTATTCGAATACCTGTCACTGAAGAAAAAGTTAATGTAGGAAAGCGTACTGTAATAACAGGAGAAGTTTCAGCTCATAAACGCACCCTTGAAGAAACAGAGCATATAAATGAGACTGTTAGAAGAGAAGAAGCTAGAGTAAATACAATCGGTGATGCAGACATAATTGATACAGATAATAACGAATACTAATATTATATATTTAAAACACCTCGGAAATTTACTTTTATTCGCGAGGTGTTTTAAAAAATAATTGGGGGATAATCAAATGTCAAATAATTTAATAAGTACTAATAAACAAATGGATACCTCAAATATAAATACCTCTGAGGATAAATCAAACATAACTTTAAAGCTTAAAGAAGAGCAACTTGATGTTGTAAAAGAATGGATAACAATAGGAGAGGTGAATATTTATAGACACACATTCTCTGAAGAAAAAAATTTTACTATTCCTATTAATCGAGAAGAATTAATAATAGAGAAAAAAAATCTTGGATCACCTAATCCTAAAAATAACTATACCCAAGAGGAAATTATCAGAATACCACTTAGTGAAGAACAAATTGAATTTTCAAAACACAAAGTTAACTTAGAGGATATATCTCTCTATATAGATACTCTTCAAAATACACAACATATTGAAGAAACATTAAAAAAAGAACAACTAAAAATAAAAGTCTTAGGCTCACCAAAAATCTCAGATAATTGAGGATTATCTGAGATTCATTGTTGCAACTTATATAGTTAAACTCTTCAGATCTTCAATGAAAGCTTTAACTGCATCTTCTTTTGTTGCCCAAGATGTTACAAGACGAATTGATGAGTTTTCATCATCAACCTTTGACCACATATAAAATGAATACTTTTCTTGTAGCTTTTCAATTACCTTATTTGGTAGGATAGGGAATACTTGATTAGATGGCGAATGTACTAAAAATTTATATCCCATAGTTTCAATTTCATTGATAAGTAAAGTTGCTAGTTTATTTGCATGGGATGCAAG is a window encoding:
- a CDS encoding YsnF/AvaK domain-containing protein, whose protein sequence is MSIFGGIFGDSDDDNIKKTTDDAKLQLRKEELNVEKSKIQKGEVEFGKEIIEEHKELDIPVSREEVVIERRSLDNESTDSPIANEETIRIPVTEEKVNVGKRTVITGEVSAHKRTLEETEHINETVRREEARVNTIGDADIIDTDNNEY
- a CDS encoding YsnF/AvaK domain-containing protein, producing the protein MSNNLISTNKQMDTSNINTSEDKSNITLKLKEEQLDVVKEWITIGEVNIYRHTFSEEKNFTIPINREELIIEKKNLGSPNPKNNYTQEEIIRIPLSEEQIEFSKHKVNLEDISLYIDTLQNTQHIEETLKKEQLKIKVLGSPKISDN